In the Solea senegalensis isolate Sse05_10M unplaced genomic scaffold, IFAPA_SoseM_1 scf7180000014414, whole genome shotgun sequence genome, ATTTTGGTGGAGATGTAGATTCAGATAaagattcatttttttacaaaaacatttattaaagatTTAAACTCTCTCAGTGCTTTCTTAAATATGCTCTCTTTCTGTACTATAAAAAAAGCTAGACACaccattttttttagcttaatAGACGTCAAATAAGCCCTCATATATTTTCACAGGGTTCACCCAGAAGCCCAGAGGATTCTGGGTAATTCCTGCATACCTGCTGTGAGCCTGGAGCGCCTGGACCTCCGGTCTGTGTGTTTGGCATCGCTGCAGCCTGTGGTGTCTCTGGTGCGACTGCCATGCCAAACACAAGCAGAGCTCCACACTAACGTCTCTTTGACTCGCCCTCAACAGgtaaaaacatttagatttgGACATTTTCATTCTAGACAAAGAAGAGTTCtctttcatgatttttttttatttattttttattcctgtgTGTAGAATGGAATTCAAAATGAGCCGGATATATTAGAGATCAGAGAGGATCTAGCTGAGGCGACACCGGCTGAGTTATCTGATCACAGTCAACCAGAAACAACATCAATATCCTGGACAGAACCATATTCTCCTGACAGTTGCCCCTCTGAAGAACCTGAGCAGGACTCAGGCTTTGACTGTGAATCAAATCCGGATCAGCCTTACATCCTGTTTGACTGCGGCTCTGATGAATGGCAACTGGATGGAAAAATGGattctgaaacattttatttggatCCAGATCTGGAACAGACCATGGTGATCCAAGTGGATCCAGAACCAGACACAGATCTGAATCACTCCCTGCAGCTTGAGGACGAGACTGAAACTAAATGTGGAGTGGATGTGGTTCAAACGGGGGACAGTGAGGAACAAAGAGCGGATGTTTGCTGCCAACAGGAGGAGGCCGACTTGTCCTTCCGTCAGCCTGAACATGGAGATGTCACCATGGAGGTGGAAAGTGAAGATTTCTGTGCTGTTTGTCTGAACGGAGGAGATCTGCTCTGCTGCGATCGCTGCCCTAAAGTTTACCACTTGGCC is a window encoding:
- the LOC122761196 gene encoding zinc finger CCCH domain-containing protein 19-like, with the protein product MADLPHRCHGNSPQRRAALLPQLCINGFWEMKNESGQFCHRETRVAAPSSEKQPGQPVTSVVTFLRRIRVHPEAQRILGNSCIPAVSLERLDLRSVCLASLQPVVSLVRLPCQTQAELHTNVSLTRPQQNGIQNEPDILEIREDLAEATPAELSDHSQPETTSISWTEPYSPDSCPSEEPEQDSGFDCESNPDQPYILFDCGSDEWQLDGKMDSETFYLDPDLEQTMVIQVDPEPDTDLNHSLQLEDETETKCGVDVVQTGDSEEQRADVCCQQEEADLSFRQPEHGDVTMEVESEDFCAVCLNGGDLLCCDRCPKVYHLACHVPPLISSPLGDWECTLCRSDQEPAEAYDCENMQFYGGVKAPYTLSNQDQRRCEKLTLLLYCHLLSAPFHEPVSPL